A window from Corynebacterium urealyticum DSM 7109 encodes these proteins:
- a CDS encoding SdpI family protein: MPLFSIIMVTSYLAGGAVLLWVGVKGGSETLPRNDWIGIRTHKTLSSDEAWLTGHKAAAGYLKASSVPMILGGIFFIFASDEQIGYATLPTAGITFVLVMLAVRKAHTAISE; this comes from the coding sequence ATGCCGCTCTTTTCCATCATCATGGTGACTTCTTACCTGGCCGGGGGCGCCGTATTGCTGTGGGTTGGGGTGAAGGGCGGATCAGAAACTCTGCCCCGCAACGACTGGATCGGAATCAGGACCCACAAGACGCTTTCCAGCGATGAGGCCTGGCTGACGGGGCATAAGGCTGCTGCGGGCTATCTCAAAGCCAGCAGCGTGCCGATGATCCTCGGTGGGATCTTCTTCATCTTCGCCAGTGACGAGCAGATTGGCTACGCAACTCTGCCAACTGCGGGGATCACGTTTGTGCTGGTGATGCTCGCAGTACGCAAGGCGCATACAGCCATCAGCGAATAG
- a CDS encoding COX15/CtaA family protein, translating into MDPISQQAAQTNNPLSRAMLKLYAAIYRADRKVGLPREVDADGNKAVKVPRLKTQWVLTLILLICQTGITFTGSLVRVTGSGLGCETWPQCHPGSFVPVAGSAPWIHQIIEFGNRLLTFVLIAAALAAFIALLRAGRRSSILHLSFIQGLGIIAQAIIGGISVRLDLAWWIVAAHFLPSMLLVFLAAILLVKVTEDDDAPVKPQMPAALRVLTTMSAVALAFTLITGVLVTSAGPHAGDEAIKPEHRLQVSLESIAHIHAHAMYLYLGLTIGLIAALIAVVAAPRVRKAAAWMCAGILFQGVVGIIQFWLGVPRWTVPVHVIGSGLVTLATGYLWALRYQKTHEEQSETVSHAVQGD; encoded by the coding sequence ATGGATCCGATTAGCCAACAAGCAGCCCAAACGAACAACCCGTTGAGCCGGGCAATGCTGAAACTCTACGCAGCTATTTACCGCGCGGACCGCAAGGTCGGCCTGCCCCGCGAGGTGGACGCCGATGGCAACAAGGCCGTGAAGGTCCCGCGCCTCAAGACCCAGTGGGTGCTGACCCTTATCCTGCTGATCTGCCAGACGGGCATCACCTTCACCGGATCCCTCGTCCGCGTGACCGGCTCCGGCCTCGGCTGTGAGACCTGGCCACAGTGCCACCCAGGTTCCTTCGTTCCCGTTGCTGGCTCTGCGCCGTGGATCCACCAGATTATTGAGTTCGGCAATCGGCTGCTGACCTTCGTGCTGATTGCTGCGGCGCTCGCAGCCTTCATCGCTCTGCTGCGAGCAGGCCGGCGCTCCTCGATCCTCCACCTGTCCTTCATCCAGGGTCTGGGTATTATCGCCCAGGCCATCATCGGCGGCATCAGCGTGCGCCTGGATCTGGCGTGGTGGATCGTCGCCGCCCACTTCCTGCCTTCCATGCTGCTCGTCTTCCTGGCTGCGATTCTGCTCGTCAAGGTCACCGAGGACGACGACGCCCCCGTCAAACCTCAGATGCCCGCCGCCCTGCGCGTGCTCACCACGATGAGCGCCGTGGCACTGGCCTTCACCCTGATCACGGGTGTACTCGTCACGAGTGCGGGCCCGCACGCCGGTGACGAGGCCATCAAGCCGGAGCACCGACTGCAGGTGAGCCTCGAATCCATCGCCCATATCCACGCCCACGCCATGTACCTCTACCTGGGCCTGACGATCGGCCTGATCGCCGCCCTCATCGCCGTAGTGGCCGCGCCACGCGTGCGGAAGGCCGCCGCCTGGATGTGCGCCGGCATCCTCTTCCAGGGCGTGGTGGGCATCATCCAGTTCTGGCTGGGCGTGCCCCGCTGGACTGTCCCGGTCCACGTCATCGGATCCGGTCTGGTCACCCTGGCCACCGGCTACCTGTGGGCGCTGCGCTACCAGAAGACCCACGAGGAACAGAGCGAAACGGTGAGCCACGCCGTCCAGGGAGACTAA
- a CDS encoding ABC transporter permease — translation MTSTNNLGAQGGQPAGMPSGQGSGAPAEQGTETGSVMEDAPATGGRFPVGTFEPAPKQASFVRMLLAQTKIESLLFLRHGEQQLLSLIIPVGLLLGLALVPVVPLDDPVASAFPMVLAVAIMGAGFTGQAIAVAFDRRYGALKRIGAAGVPTSALIAGKIAAVLIVVAIQVLILTVVALLLGWSPPGLGLVIAVIFLILGVGCFTSLGLLLGGTLSSEMVLALANTIWFVLLGAVGYSTVASDLGPQAQTLLQLIPSVALAAGLEESFAGGVDWFAIVVLAVWAIVGAAAAQKLFSFTIKGD, via the coding sequence ATGACTTCCACGAACAACCTAGGCGCCCAAGGTGGCCAGCCCGCCGGCATGCCGTCGGGGCAGGGTTCCGGTGCTCCCGCAGAGCAGGGTACCGAGACGGGGTCCGTGATGGAGGACGCGCCAGCAACCGGCGGCCGCTTCCCCGTCGGCACCTTTGAACCCGCCCCGAAGCAGGCGAGCTTTGTCCGCATGCTGCTGGCACAGACCAAGATCGAGTCCCTGCTCTTCCTGCGCCACGGCGAGCAGCAGCTGCTGTCCTTGATCATCCCGGTCGGCCTGCTGCTTGGGCTGGCCCTGGTACCGGTCGTCCCGCTGGATGATCCCGTGGCCAGCGCGTTCCCGATGGTGCTCGCAGTCGCGATTATGGGTGCGGGCTTCACCGGCCAGGCCATCGCCGTGGCCTTCGACCGGCGCTACGGGGCGCTCAAGCGAATCGGCGCGGCCGGGGTTCCCACCTCTGCCCTCATCGCCGGCAAGATCGCTGCGGTGTTGATCGTGGTCGCCATCCAAGTGCTGATCCTCACGGTCGTTGCGCTGCTGCTGGGGTGGTCACCACCGGGGCTTGGGTTGGTCATCGCAGTGATCTTCCTCATTCTGGGCGTGGGCTGCTTTACCTCGCTGGGCCTGCTGCTTGGGGGCACCTTGAGCTCCGAGATGGTGCTCGCGCTCGCGAACACCATTTGGTTTGTGCTGCTGGGCGCGGTTGGTTACTCCACCGTCGCCTCCGATCTGGGGCCCCAGGCCCAAACCCTGTTGCAGCTCATTCCATCCGTGGCGCTGGCCGCCGGGCTGGAAGAGTCCTTCGCCGGCGGGGTCGACTGGTTCGCCATCGTCGTCCTCGCGGTCTGGGCGATCGTGGGTGCGGCCGCCGCCCAGAAGCTCTTCTCCTTCACCATCAAGGGCGATTAG
- a CDS encoding ABC transporter ATP-binding protein, protein MQDSSAPQLQPLLQVTGAVKKFGAHTAVDGLDFQVYPGEIVALLGPNGAGKTTTIEMCEGFARPDAGEIRLFGLDPAKESDAVRSRIGVMLQGGGAYPGIRVGEMLKLVASYSEDPLDTEWLLDMVGLTKHRSTTYRRLSGGQQQRLALACALVNRPELVFLDEPTAGLDAQSRHAVWDIVRSMRRDGVGVVLTTHLLDEAEALSDRVVIIDKGKVVAAGTPKELTSERSGGGSGHTFQVSVDADLDRDHFHRALLEVKAGAAKAAQGALLDEASGAASAPSVRVREIKPRQFAVEGIPATPDGVLMLALAARDCATMITKLDSTEQTLEEVFLSLTGWEMRS, encoded by the coding sequence ATGCAGGACTCTTCGGCCCCCCAACTCCAACCACTGCTGCAGGTCACTGGCGCGGTGAAGAAGTTTGGCGCCCACACCGCCGTCGATGGGCTGGACTTCCAGGTCTACCCCGGCGAGATCGTGGCACTACTGGGCCCCAACGGTGCGGGCAAAACCACGACCATCGAGATGTGCGAGGGCTTCGCCCGCCCGGATGCCGGCGAGATCCGGCTGTTCGGCCTAGACCCCGCTAAGGAATCCGACGCCGTGCGTTCCCGCATTGGGGTGATGCTGCAGGGCGGCGGCGCCTACCCCGGCATCCGGGTCGGCGAGATGCTAAAGCTGGTTGCCAGCTACAGCGAGGACCCACTGGATACCGAGTGGCTGCTGGACATGGTGGGGCTCACCAAGCACCGCTCCACCACCTATCGGCGCCTGTCGGGTGGCCAACAGCAGCGTCTGGCGCTCGCCTGCGCCCTGGTGAACCGCCCGGAACTGGTCTTCCTCGATGAGCCCACCGCAGGGCTGGATGCACAGTCCCGTCACGCGGTATGGGATATCGTGCGCTCCATGCGTCGCGATGGCGTGGGCGTGGTCCTCACCACCCACCTGCTCGACGAGGCTGAGGCGCTCTCCGACCGGGTCGTCATCATCGACAAGGGCAAGGTTGTCGCCGCGGGTACCCCGAAGGAACTCACCTCCGAGCGCTCAGGTGGCGGAAGCGGGCATACCTTCCAGGTCAGTGTCGACGCCGACCTCGACCGGGATCACTTCCACCGTGCGCTCCTCGAGGTCAAGGCCGGTGCGGCCAAGGCAGCACAGGGGGCGCTGCTGGATGAGGCCAGCGGCGCGGCGTCGGCGCCATCCGTACGGGTGCGGGAGATCAAGCCACGCCAATTCGCCGTGGAGGGTATCCCTGCCACTCCCGACGGCGTCCTGATGCTCGCGCTCGCTGCCCGCGACTGCGCGACGATGATCACGAAGCTCGATAGCACTGAACAGACCTTGGAGGAAGTTTTCCTCTCGCTAACCGGATGGGAGATGCGTTCATGA
- the mptB gene encoding polyprenol phosphomannose-dependent alpha 1,6 mannosyltransferase MptB translates to MSSNRPGRALIRDPFSLWRRYLHVLPRLGLAGSRSAQLHQEGRVLPLHAPLEPLNPAYRLRLQIAVWLGSIGTILIALGGIGAGAMPVVGNPFWSVPGINVLARMLHSTTVTVFVGIGFLVLAWLLLGAFVLGPGGRQVPRLPIRTYWRIFALWVLPLAITAPMFTQDIYSYLAQGAIAAQGLDPYSAGPVDILGVQDPLARSVPLLWAHSPAPYGPVALGYGAVISMITGNNIVLGVFGHRLMSITGLVLTGWALTRLAQRCGIAPQTAWWLGVLNPLTLLHLVAGIHNEALMLGFLLVGMEFVLRGTDHYERPLSSRLLLMASGTVLVTCAGLIKVTALMALGFTAVAIARWWGEGLRHLIGAGVASAVVAAATASLFSVITGVGFGWITSQGGAAEIISWMSLSTLAGLASSFLGTLLGLGDQQSAALLVFRFIGVMIGAFWVVRMLWASYRGRIHPVGGLGVATLFLVIFFPVVHPWYLLWAILPLAAWANRPVFHFATIVYSVAFSFFILPRGLGLPPATVAFIYAMSALLFLAFLVASWRYLKKHPAYANALALPRPKEMPTKADTPNNR, encoded by the coding sequence ATGTCTTCGAACCGACCCGGTCGCGCATTGATCCGGGACCCCTTCAGCCTATGGCGCCGCTATCTGCATGTGCTGCCCCGGCTCGGACTGGCCGGTTCCCGCTCAGCACAGCTCCACCAAGAGGGTCGGGTGCTTCCCCTCCACGCGCCGTTGGAGCCCCTTAACCCCGCCTACCGGCTGCGGCTGCAGATCGCGGTGTGGCTGGGATCCATCGGCACCATTCTCATCGCTCTCGGGGGTATTGGCGCGGGCGCCATGCCCGTGGTGGGCAACCCATTCTGGTCCGTTCCCGGGATCAACGTCTTGGCCCGGATGCTGCACAGCACCACCGTGACCGTCTTCGTCGGAATCGGATTCCTAGTGCTCGCCTGGCTCCTACTCGGCGCCTTCGTGCTGGGGCCAGGGGGAAGGCAAGTCCCCCGCCTGCCCATCCGCACCTATTGGCGGATCTTCGCCCTCTGGGTGCTTCCCCTGGCGATCACTGCGCCGATGTTCACCCAGGACATCTACTCTTATCTAGCCCAAGGGGCGATCGCCGCGCAGGGGCTGGACCCGTATAGCGCAGGTCCGGTGGACATCCTCGGGGTGCAAGACCCGCTCGCCCGTTCCGTGCCCTTGCTGTGGGCGCACTCCCCTGCGCCCTACGGCCCGGTCGCACTGGGCTACGGGGCCGTGATCTCCATGATCACCGGCAACAACATCGTGCTGGGGGTCTTCGGCCATCGGCTGATGAGCATCACCGGCCTGGTGCTCACCGGCTGGGCGTTGACGAGGCTCGCCCAGCGCTGCGGCATCGCGCCCCAGACAGCCTGGTGGCTCGGGGTGCTGAACCCGCTGACGCTGCTCCACCTCGTCGCGGGTATCCACAACGAGGCGCTCATGCTCGGCTTTCTGCTCGTGGGCATGGAGTTCGTGCTGCGCGGCACCGACCATTACGAGCGACCTTTGAGCAGCCGCCTGCTGCTCATGGCCTCCGGCACGGTGCTCGTCACCTGCGCGGGCCTGATCAAGGTGACCGCCCTGATGGCTCTCGGCTTCACCGCAGTGGCGATCGCGCGCTGGTGGGGCGAGGGACTGCGACACCTTATCGGTGCAGGAGTGGCCAGCGCGGTGGTCGCCGCGGCCACTGCGAGTCTGTTCTCCGTGATCACAGGCGTGGGCTTCGGTTGGATCACCTCCCAGGGTGGGGCGGCAGAAATCATCAGCTGGATGAGCCTGTCCACGTTGGCGGGTTTGGCGTCGTCGTTCTTAGGGACCCTCCTTGGCCTCGGGGATCAACAGTCCGCTGCGCTGCTCGTCTTCCGCTTCATCGGGGTGATGATCGGCGCATTCTGGGTTGTGCGCATGCTGTGGGCCTCCTACCGGGGCCGCATCCACCCCGTGGGAGGGCTCGGGGTCGCCACTTTGTTCCTCGTGATCTTCTTCCCCGTCGTCCACCCCTGGTATCTGCTCTGGGCCATTCTGCCGCTCGCGGCGTGGGCCAACCGGCCGGTCTTCCACTTCGCGACAATCGTGTACTCGGTAGCTTTCAGCTTCTTCATCCTGCCCCGTGGTCTCGGGCTACCGCCGGCGACGGTGGCCTTCATCTACGCCATGTCCGCGCTACTTTTCCTCGCGTTTCTGGTCGCCAGCTGGCGCTACCTCAAGAAACACCCGGCATATGCCAACGCCCTCGCGTTGCCTCGCCCCAAAGAGATGCCCACGAAGGCAGACACACCCAACAACCGGTGA
- a CDS encoding helix-turn-helix transcriptional regulator codes for MAPVETDTRRRILLYVLRHGPVSATTISEAFGLSAAGVRRHLDNIVADGLAEAVDAPRSGQRGRPAKLFRLTDAGRAQFGHDYDTLALLALRALKNSGGEEAVEAFAAQRINDLLGDIPELDGDYADDRDVKAQAKNIAEALTNRGYAATVSHAAGGVQICRHHCPIQDVAEEFPELCAAEHRVVAELLGQHTQPLATIADGNGICTTHIPLTTITPSATKES; via the coding sequence ATGGCACCAGTGGAAACCGACACGCGCCGTCGCATCCTGCTCTATGTCTTGAGACACGGGCCAGTGAGCGCGACAACCATCAGCGAGGCTTTTGGTTTGAGCGCCGCTGGCGTGAGGCGCCATCTGGACAACATCGTCGCGGATGGGCTCGCCGAGGCCGTTGACGCGCCACGGTCAGGACAGCGTGGGCGACCGGCGAAGCTATTCCGCCTCACTGATGCGGGTCGAGCACAGTTCGGTCATGATTACGACACCCTCGCACTCCTCGCACTGCGTGCCCTGAAAAACTCGGGCGGAGAGGAAGCAGTCGAGGCCTTTGCTGCGCAACGCATCAATGATCTGCTGGGGGACATCCCCGAACTCGACGGTGACTACGCAGACGACCGTGATGTAAAGGCCCAGGCCAAGAACATCGCGGAGGCGCTGACCAACCGAGGCTATGCGGCAACCGTGAGCCATGCGGCCGGCGGCGTCCAAATCTGCAGGCACCACTGCCCAATCCAAGACGTGGCGGAGGAGTTCCCCGAGCTGTGTGCTGCAGAGCACCGGGTAGTTGCGGAACTACTCGGCCAGCACACTCAGCCACTCGCTACGATCGCGGACGGCAACGGTATCTGTACGACCCATATTCCGCTGACCACCATTACCCCTTCCGCAACGAAGGAAAGCTAA
- the sufB gene encoding Fe-S cluster assembly protein SufB — translation MTQAADKLQSDQEIIDSIGAYGYGWHDSDDAGASARRGLNEDVVRDISAKKNEPEWMLERRLKALEIFDKKPMPTWGADLSGIDFDQIKYFVRSTEQQATSWEDLPEDIKNTYDKLGIPEAERQRLVAGVAAQYESEVVYHQIREDLEEQGVIFVDTDTALEEYPELFKEYFGTVIPAGDNKFSALNTAVWSGGSFIYVPPGVHVDIPLQAYFRINTENMGQFERTLIIVDEDAYVHYVEGCTAPIYKTDSLHSAVVEIIVKKGGRCRYTTIQNWSNNVYNLVTKRTKCEEGATMEWVDGNIGSKVTMKYPAVWMTGPHAKGEVLSVAFAGEGQFQDTGAKMTHMAPYTSSNIVSKSVARSGGRAAYRGLIEVHPNAHHSASQVECDALLVDSISRSDTYPYNDIRNDHVTLGHEATVSQVSEDQLFYLMSRGLEEDEAMAMIVRGFVEPIAKELPMEYALELNRLIELQMEGSVG, via the coding sequence ATGACTCAAGCTGCTGACAAACTGCAATCCGATCAGGAAATCATCGACTCGATCGGTGCCTACGGCTACGGTTGGCACGATTCCGACGACGCCGGCGCCAGCGCGCGCCGTGGCCTGAACGAGGACGTCGTCCGGGATATTTCTGCCAAGAAGAACGAGCCAGAGTGGATGCTCGAGCGCCGCCTCAAGGCTCTCGAGATCTTTGACAAGAAGCCCATGCCCACCTGGGGCGCGGACCTATCCGGCATCGATTTCGACCAGATCAAGTACTTCGTCCGCTCCACCGAGCAGCAGGCCACGAGCTGGGAGGATCTGCCGGAGGATATTAAGAACACCTACGACAAGCTGGGCATCCCGGAGGCGGAGCGCCAGCGCCTCGTCGCCGGTGTCGCCGCGCAGTACGAGTCCGAGGTTGTTTACCACCAGATCCGTGAGGACCTGGAGGAGCAGGGCGTGATCTTCGTCGACACCGACACCGCCCTGGAGGAGTACCCGGAGCTGTTCAAGGAGTACTTCGGCACCGTGATTCCCGCGGGCGATAATAAGTTCTCCGCGCTGAACACCGCTGTGTGGTCCGGTGGCTCCTTCATCTACGTGCCGCCGGGAGTCCACGTGGACATCCCACTGCAGGCCTACTTCCGCATCAACACGGAAAACATGGGCCAGTTCGAGCGCACCCTCATCATCGTCGACGAGGACGCCTACGTTCACTACGTCGAGGGCTGCACCGCCCCGATCTACAAGACCGACTCCCTGCACTCCGCAGTCGTCGAGATCATCGTGAAGAAGGGCGGCCGCTGCCGCTACACGACGATCCAGAACTGGTCGAACAACGTCTACAACCTCGTCACCAAGCGCACCAAGTGTGAAGAGGGCGCGACCATGGAGTGGGTCGATGGCAACATCGGTTCCAAGGTCACCATGAAGTACCCGGCCGTCTGGATGACCGGTCCGCACGCCAAGGGCGAGGTCCTGTCCGTCGCCTTCGCAGGCGAAGGCCAGTTCCAGGACACCGGCGCGAAGATGACCCACATGGCGCCGTACACCAGCTCCAACATCGTCTCGAAGTCCGTGGCCCGCTCCGGTGGCCGCGCGGCCTACCGTGGCCTGATCGAGGTACACCCGAATGCGCACCACTCCGCCTCCCAGGTTGAGTGTGACGCCCTGCTGGTGGACTCCATCTCGCGGTCGGACACATACCCGTACAACGACATCCGCAACGACCACGTCACCTTGGGCCACGAGGCAACCGTCTCCCAGGTCTCCGAGGACCAGCTCTTCTACCTGATGAGCCGAGGCCTCGAGGAGGACGAGGCGATGGCGATGATCGTTCGTGGCTTCGTTGAGCCAATCGCCAAGGAGCTCCCGATGGAGTACGCGCTTGAGCTCAACCGTCTGATCGAACTGCAAATGGAAGGATCGGTGGGCTAA
- the sufD gene encoding Fe-S cluster assembly protein SufD — MTTLENVQNQTVKAGTDHQTKGDRFTSFKAEDFAIPKGRDEDWRFTPLRRLRGLHDGTAAAPTDANVVIEVPENAGDNVSVTKVDSSDPRVGLAGAPVDRAAAQAWENAPVADYVQVAKDTALTEPIEITITGPGQDQVSYSTLVVELERHAEAVVILRYEGSGAHSDNVEFVVGDGAKLVTVVLEDWEDDGVHLSNSHIQAGRDATVRHAYAAFGGEILRSVPHVRYTAPGGDVEMLGVNFADANQYFEQRLLIDHSVQNCRSNVLYKGALQGDPADADRPASERKRDARTVWIGDVLIRPEATGTDTYETNNNLLLTTGARADSVPNLEIQTGEIAGAGHAATVGRFDDEQMYYLQARGIPEAQAKMLIVRGFFTDVIRRIPVESVREHLEELVGNELERTVL; from the coding sequence ATGACCACCTTGGAAAACGTTCAGAACCAAACCGTCAAGGCGGGAACCGATCACCAGACCAAGGGCGACCGCTTCACCTCCTTCAAGGCTGAGGACTTCGCGATCCCGAAGGGCCGCGACGAGGACTGGCGCTTCACCCCGCTGCGACGTCTTCGTGGCCTGCACGACGGCACCGCCGCAGCGCCGACGGACGCCAACGTCGTCATCGAGGTCCCGGAGAATGCCGGTGACAACGTCTCCGTGACGAAGGTTGATTCTTCCGACCCGCGCGTCGGTCTGGCCGGCGCACCGGTCGACCGCGCCGCAGCCCAGGCCTGGGAGAACGCCCCGGTCGCGGACTACGTCCAGGTTGCCAAGGACACCGCGCTGACCGAGCCGATCGAGATCACGATCACAGGCCCTGGCCAGGACCAGGTGTCCTACAGCACCCTCGTCGTCGAGCTCGAGCGTCACGCCGAGGCCGTCGTCATCCTGCGTTACGAGGGTTCTGGCGCGCACTCCGACAACGTCGAGTTCGTCGTCGGCGACGGCGCGAAGCTGGTCACCGTGGTGCTGGAGGACTGGGAGGACGATGGCGTCCACCTCTCCAACTCCCACATTCAAGCTGGCCGCGACGCCACCGTTCGCCACGCCTACGCAGCATTCGGCGGCGAGATCCTGCGCTCCGTTCCGCACGTGCGCTACACCGCACCGGGTGGCGACGTGGAGATGCTGGGCGTGAACTTCGCCGATGCTAATCAGTACTTCGAGCAGCGCCTGCTCATCGACCACTCCGTCCAGAACTGCCGCTCCAACGTGCTCTACAAGGGCGCACTGCAGGGCGACCCGGCCGACGCTGATCGCCCGGCGTCCGAGCGTAAGCGCGACGCCCGCACCGTGTGGATCGGTGACGTCCTCATTCGCCCGGAGGCCACCGGGACGGACACCTACGAGACCAATAACAACCTGCTGCTGACCACCGGAGCCCGTGCGGACTCCGTGCCGAACCTGGAGATCCAGACCGGCGAGATCGCAGGTGCCGGCCACGCCGCCACGGTGGGCCGCTTCGACGACGAACAGATGTACTACCTGCAGGCCAGGGGCATTCCGGAGGCACAGGCCAAAATGCTCATCGTCCGCGGTTTCTTCACCGACGTCATCCGCCGCATCCCGGTGGAGTCCGTCCGCGAGCACCTGGAAGAGCTCGTCGGCAACGAGCTTGAGCGCACCGTCCTCTAA
- the sufC gene encoding Fe-S cluster assembly ATPase SufC codes for MSTLEIKNLHAQVLPSDENDEPKKILNGVNLTINSGETHAIMGPNGSGKSTLAYAISGHPRYEVTEGEVLLDGVNLLDLDVDERARAGLFLAMQYPTEVPGVSMANFLRSAATATRGEAPKLREWVKEAREAMNELDIDPSFSERSVNEGFSGGEKKRHEVLQLGLLKPKFAVLDETDSGLDVDALRIVSEGINRYQERENGGVLMITHYQRILNYVKPDHVHVFAGGRIVTSGGPELAEQLENEGYDKFVNA; via the coding sequence ATGAGCACTCTTGAGATCAAGAACCTCCACGCCCAGGTCCTGCCCTCGGACGAGAACGACGAGCCGAAGAAGATCCTCAACGGCGTGAATCTCACCATCAACTCCGGCGAGACCCACGCAATCATGGGGCCGAACGGCTCCGGTAAGTCCACCCTGGCGTACGCCATCAGCGGTCACCCGCGCTACGAGGTCACCGAGGGCGAGGTCCTGCTCGACGGCGTGAACCTCCTCGACCTCGACGTCGATGAGCGCGCCCGCGCCGGCCTCTTCCTGGCGATGCAGTACCCAACCGAGGTGCCAGGTGTGTCCATGGCCAATTTCCTGCGCTCCGCAGCCACCGCCACCCGTGGCGAGGCCCCGAAGCTGCGCGAGTGGGTCAAGGAGGCCCGCGAGGCCATGAACGAGCTGGACATCGACCCGTCCTTCTCCGAGCGTTCCGTCAACGAGGGCTTTTCCGGCGGCGAGAAGAAGCGCCACGAGGTGCTGCAGCTCGGCCTGCTGAAGCCGAAGTTCGCCGTCCTGGATGAGACCGACTCCGGTCTGGACGTCGACGCCCTGCGCATCGTCTCCGAGGGCATCAACCGCTACCAGGAGCGCGAGAACGGTGGCGTGCTGATGATTACCCACTACCAGCGCATCCTGAACTACGTGAAGCCGGATCACGTGCACGTCTTCGCCGGCGGCCGCATCGTCACTTCCGGTGGCCCTGAGCTGGCCGAGCAGCTGGAGAACGAGGGCTACGACAAGTTCGTCAACGCCTAA
- a CDS encoding cysteine desulfurase: MVDTHLNTEAIRQDFPILSRTVRDGQPLIYLDSGATAQRPLQVLDAERDFLTKHNAPVHRGAYQLAEEATDAYESAREAIAAFVGAEDEEIAFTKNATEALNEVAFVLGDSRAGELQVEEGDEIVVSELEHHANLVPWQELARRTGATLKWYQTTEDGRIDLDSLQLSEKTKVVALTHQSNVTGAVLDVKEAVRRAREVGALFVLDACQSVPHMAVDFHELDVDFAAFSGHKMLGPNGVGVMYGKKEHLRVLPPFLTGGSMIQKVTMEGSTFADAPQKFEAGTQMTSQVVGLGAAVAYLNELGMDKVAAHEHELTAYALEQLSDIPGLRIIGPTDMHNRGSAVSMVVDGIHPHDLGQILDDQGVSIRVGHHCAWPAHTCLGVQATARASFYVYNEKWEVDRLVEGIRKAQEFFGV, from the coding sequence ATGGTTGATACTCACCTCAACACCGAAGCGATCCGACAGGATTTCCCGATCCTCTCCCGCACCGTTCGGGACGGCCAGCCCCTGATCTACCTCGATTCCGGGGCGACCGCCCAGCGGCCCCTGCAGGTGTTGGACGCGGAGCGCGACTTTCTGACCAAGCACAACGCCCCGGTTCACCGCGGTGCCTACCAGCTCGCGGAGGAAGCCACGGATGCCTATGAGAGCGCCCGGGAGGCCATCGCGGCGTTCGTTGGTGCGGAAGATGAGGAGATCGCCTTCACGAAGAACGCCACCGAGGCGCTCAACGAGGTGGCCTTCGTCCTGGGGGACTCCCGTGCCGGTGAGCTGCAGGTCGAGGAGGGCGACGAGATCGTCGTCTCTGAGCTCGAGCACCACGCCAACCTCGTGCCCTGGCAGGAACTGGCGCGCCGCACTGGTGCGACCCTGAAGTGGTACCAAACCACCGAGGATGGCCGCATCGACCTGGATAGCTTGCAGCTGAGCGAGAAGACGAAGGTCGTGGCGCTCACACACCAGTCAAACGTCACCGGCGCCGTTCTGGACGTCAAGGAGGCCGTGCGGCGGGCCCGGGAGGTCGGCGCGCTCTTCGTGCTGGATGCCTGCCAGTCCGTGCCACACATGGCGGTGGACTTCCATGAACTGGATGTGGATTTCGCGGCCTTCTCCGGGCACAAGATGCTTGGGCCCAACGGCGTGGGCGTGATGTACGGCAAGAAGGAGCACCTGCGCGTCCTTCCACCGTTCCTCACCGGCGGGTCGATGATCCAGAAGGTGACGATGGAGGGCTCCACCTTCGCCGACGCTCCGCAGAAGTTCGAAGCGGGCACCCAGATGACCTCCCAGGTCGTGGGTCTTGGTGCCGCGGTGGCATACCTCAACGAGCTCGGCATGGATAAGGTCGCCGCCCACGAGCATGAGCTCACGGCCTATGCGCTGGAGCAGCTCAGCGACATCCCGGGACTGCGGATCATCGGTCCGACGGATATGCACAACCGGGGTAGCGCGGTGAGCATGGTGGTCGACGGCATCCACCCGCACGACCTGGGGCAGATCCTGGACGACCAGGGTGTATCCATCCGGGTGGGGCACCACTGCGCGTGGCCGGCCCACACCTGCCTCGGTGTGCAGGCCACGGCGCGCGCCAGCTTCTACGTCTATAACGAGAAGTGGGAGGTCGACCGGCTCGTCGAGGGCATCCGCAAGGCGCAGGAGTTCTTCGGCGTCTAG